In the Bordetella genomosp. 10 genome, one interval contains:
- the rpmF gene encoding 50S ribosomal protein L32: MAVQQNKKSPSKRGMHRSHDFLAAPSTAIEPNTGETHLRHHISPNGFYRGRKVIKTKNDE, translated from the coding sequence ATGGCTGTTCAACAAAACAAGAAGTCCCCCTCCAAGCGCGGCATGCACCGCTCGCACGATTTCCTGGCCGCTCCGTCGACCGCGATCGAGCCGAACACGGGCGAAACGCACCTGCGTCACCACATCAGCCCCAACGGTTTCTACCGTGGCCGCAAGGTCATCAAGACCAAGAACGACGAGTAA
- a CDS encoding Maf family nucleotide pyrophosphatase, translating into MTISPRRLILASTSKYRRELLSRLRLPFDVVPPLVDETPAPGEAPADLAVRLSLAKAEAVARQHPGAVVIGSDQVATVDGTPIGKPGDFVGAQRQLRSLSGREVAFHSALAVTDGERVAHADIVTRCRFRELSDAAIDAYLLAESPYDTAGSAKAESLGIALMESIQSDDPTAIIGLPLIALTSMLTLFGLDPLTAGHGGAAQ; encoded by the coding sequence ATGACTATTTCCCCACGCCGCCTGATCCTCGCCTCGACCTCCAAATACCGCCGGGAACTGCTGTCGCGCCTGCGGCTGCCCTTCGACGTCGTCCCGCCCCTGGTCGACGAAACGCCGGCGCCCGGCGAAGCGCCGGCCGACCTGGCCGTGCGGCTGTCCCTGGCCAAGGCCGAGGCCGTGGCGCGGCAGCACCCCGGCGCCGTCGTCATCGGCTCGGACCAGGTGGCGACGGTCGACGGCACGCCGATCGGCAAGCCTGGGGATTTCGTCGGCGCCCAGCGCCAGTTGCGCAGCCTGTCGGGCCGCGAAGTGGCGTTCCATTCGGCCCTGGCCGTGACCGACGGAGAGCGCGTCGCCCATGCGGACATCGTCACCCGCTGCCGCTTCCGCGAGCTTTCCGACGCCGCCATCGACGCCTACCTGCTGGCGGAATCCCCCTACGACACCGCCGGCAGCGCCAAGGCGGAAAGCCTGGGCATCGCGCTGATGGAGAGCATACAGAGCGACGATCCTACCGCCATCATCGGGCTGCCGCTCATCGCCCTGACCAGCATGCTGACGCTGTTCGGCCTGGACCCGTTGACGGCCGGCCACGGCGGAGCGGCGCAATGA
- a CDS encoding YceD family protein, with product MKKQPAGIIDAFEFVRLGKQAEGSVPLARMLRAVEGLPKQPDDASGEVHWQLRGLRGAMDEPLLELRVQASPVLICQRCMEPFAFPIDAEVLLQLVRNESELDDGGYDGRDDEDEEEDGEPGSGAAAPEKVVGSQRFDVLSQVEDELILNIPYVPRHEVCPGAAGQAGQEKSEPVKRPSPFAVLEKLKHKD from the coding sequence ATGAAAAAGCAGCCGGCCGGCATCATCGACGCGTTCGAGTTCGTTCGCCTGGGCAAGCAGGCCGAAGGCAGCGTGCCGTTGGCGCGCATGCTGCGCGCGGTCGAGGGGCTGCCCAAGCAGCCCGACGACGCGAGCGGCGAAGTGCATTGGCAGTTGCGGGGCCTGCGCGGCGCGATGGACGAGCCCTTGCTGGAACTGCGGGTGCAGGCCAGTCCGGTGCTGATCTGCCAGCGTTGCATGGAGCCTTTTGCGTTTCCCATCGATGCGGAAGTATTGCTGCAATTGGTGCGCAACGAGTCCGAACTGGACGACGGCGGCTACGATGGCCGCGACGACGAGGATGAAGAAGAGGACGGCGAGCCGGGTTCCGGCGCGGCCGCCCCCGAGAAAGTAGTGGGATCGCAGCGTTTCGACGTGCTGTCCCAGGTTGAGGATGAATTGATTTTGAATATCCCCTACGTGCCCAGGCATGAAGTCTGCCCGGGCGCGGCGGGACAGGCAGGCCAGGAAAAATCCGAACCTGTCAAGCGTCCATCGCCGTTCGCGGTGCTGGAAAAACTGAAGCACAAAGATTGA